The sequence CGGCAAGCAACGAAAAATGCGCGGGCTTCTTCCGAAGAAGGgatggagagaaagagggaggccgggaggaggaggaggaggggggcagatCGGCCGTTCATCACACATATATAcctatacacacacatccacagagagagaaaagcgcACAGTTGAATACAGAGAAGCACGAAAAACGTACGCGAACAACAACCGTACATGTAaacatacacatacatacctgcatacatatatacatacgtACATACATGGATACACACAAGCCCACATACGCGAGAACTACAGCTGGAAAGAGGACagagtggtggcggtggtggggtgaggtggggagggcCGAGTAagcgcaagagagagagagtggtggcggtggtggcgttgTCTAATGGGATCCGGGTGGAGAAGgatgaaaagaaaaaagacgCACATGAAGatggaaagaaagagagagagagcacagcacacacacacacacatccaaACACGCACTGAGgcagaaacaaaaacaacaaaagggGGCAGAGATGCCGATGTGGGTGCGGacgcgggggggggcgagtGGACAGAGCAAGCAGGTaagcacgcagacacacacagacacacgcgcatataCATGCACGtatgtatatacatatatacatacaaGCGTGCTCGGCGAAAAGGATGGGAGCAGGAACACGAGCAGGCAAAgtgcagagagggagaaagagggcgAGCGAGTCTCCGGCACACCAGACACGCccaaagggggggggcactcGCCTTTCCGCTATCTGCGCATCGTCGTGCGCTCGACTCTCCGGGGcacttctcctcctcctcctcctcctcctcctcctcctcctccctcaccgcCGTGAAGAGACGAGACGTCAGAGAAAGTAGAGGAAGACAGAACAAAGTCGATGAGcaccgcgcacacaaacaccgtGTAAACGCCACTGCGCACGCCCTTACCTCCTCTCTCTACATGTCCGTAGCTGCCTCGCGTTGCCCGCTCAAAGGTGCCCCCTCACGCCTTCGCAATCGGGTTAGCCTCGAAGCTGATCTTGAAGCCGTTCGGCTCGCCCTCGATGAACATCtctgtcgtcgtcggcgcaaTCTCCAGCTCGCACTTGAACTCGCCAGACTCCTCGTCTTTTTGCATTGTAGTGTTGCCGATGGCCTCGATCTTGCTGTCCTTGCCGAACGCGACCTTCACCAGCATTTGGTAGTTCGTGGTGTCGTTGTAGAACGCCCACTTGTGCTCCTCGTCGTTCACGATGCGGAACAGCAGCCCGTTGCCGTTGTCCTTGAAGCACTTCACCACGGTGTTGCCGCTGTAGCCGGGCTGGCCGTTCTCGTATTTGATCTCAGACATGATGGTGGGTAGGGGCGtagggtgggggagggggcggtgaggagagggagggcgaggggtgTGTGGCGGGGATGTCGCTGATAGAGTGAACGTGTGCAGTTGTGCTTGCTTTGTGAAGTATGCAGAGGAGAAAGCTTATGCTAGCTGACGATGGTGTCTAGGCAccgacacagacacacgaaaagggagagagggggccaGACGCTcatgtgcgcatgcaggGCATCGGCGGACCAGCGGagacgaaaaggaaaagcgaggtggagggagagagagaggagtgCATGCGTGTGAATGTTTTTAAAGTGCGTCGCACCTGAGTGGCGTGTTGCCGCAAGCTAACCTGCGCGCACTGGGCAGTAAGCAGAAGGATGAAATGGTAGCAGTAGTCCTCGCTGCTCTTAGTCCGTCTTAGAGCGACGCGGCAGGGCATCGGCGGAGGCCTGGCTCAAGGAAGCCTTCAGAGGGGCCGGCAACGGCGCGTGGGCcgcgcggcacgcacaccgcCACGCAAAGCCAGCGAAGAAAACGtacaaagagagaaagagcacGCCGTGCTGCAAGCGCGCTCTTCCCTTTTATTGTTTGTTCCGCTCTGCCTGCGATGCCGCTTTTGGTCTTTGTTCGCGAGTTTTGCCGCATCTTCTGTCTCTACATGTCGTGCTgacgagagaagggagggaggtgaaAGGCGTCCGCGGGGGACGGCACGAGGTAagggcgaggggaggggcggggcgcAGAACAAGTGTCTATGTGTGCTTGCGGTGCGTGATGTTGGTGGGCGAATGCATGCGAGAGCGAGAAATAGAAACACggagggagtgaggggaTATCAGAGGCGAGGAATGCGATCCGTGCATGGGAGCGGACAGAgtcccttcctctctcttccacacacacatacatcaTTATCTCCCCAACGCACACATCCGGACATGCTCGCAACGCGGGCATTGACGGGCATGCCTCAACCCCATTCGGATCGCATCATGCACCGTcacccgcacgcacgcacgcaccacccccaccaccctctCCTATTCTCCTAGACTTCACTccacccccttttccttctccaGAGTTTGGAAGATCGatcttctctcttgccccCCTCTTTCCACACCCATGCCCGCTTGTTTTCTCACTtcccgctttttttttcataaAGCGTGTGCGTTCGTTGCTTGAAACAGTTTTCAGTGCCTTCGCTCcgttcccttctctcccctcgtGCACACCGCAAAATACACAATAACCATCTCAGAAGCAAAGAGCCGAAGAAGAAACGAAGATATGCGCGTCTGCATGCGGTGGCGCGTGTCGTCGGTGCATCTGCCGGAGAAGCTGTGCGACACAGAACGCGAGAAGACGAGAGGGAGTGCGGAGGAAGAGCGAAAAGGAAGAAGTagtgagagagggaagcgATCACCGGAACAGCGTACAACCGAGGCGATGaaggcgtgcggcggcggggggggggcagaagggcagggagggagggagggagggagtgggggggggacgcTCAAAGATCAGAAGCTCatacacacccacccacacccatccatcaccgccaccaccccaaTTCCGCTTTCAAAGGAAAAAGCTAAATAAACGATGAATCGCGGACAACATGGCAGCGAAGACGTGGCTTcgagagagcgagtgcggggcacacagacgcacgcacataatatatatatatacaggcgagagaggaggaggatgaagaAAGACAAGGACACAAGGCGCATGCGAGGCATCACAAacaccacacgcacgcaacaacagcaaaacgaaacgaaaaagatGCGAGgcagcgaaagaaagaacaAACATGAAAAtacgaaaagaaaaagggggagaacACTTCGCGCCCTATCGATGCGTCCATCACGCCCCTCCACTCTCGCACTCTCCATCACAGCGGCGCGTAACAGAAATGCATGCGAGAGGCTAAAAGAGTGGAGAGGCAGGCCGTACCCCCAGGAGCGTGCGTTTAGCGAGACACGCGTGCCACTGGAGCACGCCCATGGTGAGGATGACCGACAGGGGAgcaggagggcgagaggTACAGAGGGTATCgtaagcgagagagagacggcgtCGAACACTGCGGAGACTGGAATCACTGTTGCTGCGGTGCACTTAAAAAGTGCACGCACTACATATCTTCGCCACAGACGCCaaccctcttctctcttcttctcaGATGTCACTCtacccctccctctcctttttctttcgcgcTTGCGATCTGCTATCGCTTCTACATGGCGTCCCTGTTTGCTtgtgagcgcgcgcacgccctTACCTCCTCTCTCTACATGTCCGTAGCTGCCTCGCGTTGCCCGCTCAAAGGTGCCCCCTCACGCCTTCGCAATCGGGTTAGCCTCGAAGCTGATCTTGAAGCCGTTCGGCTCGCCCTCGATGAACATCtctgtcgtcgtcggcgcaaTCTCCAGCTCGCACTTGAACTCGCCAGACTCCTCGTCTTTTTGCATTGTAGTGTTGCCGATGGCCTCGATCTTGCTGTCCTTGCCGAACGCGACCTTCACCAGCATTTGGTAGTTCGTGGTGTCGTTGTAGAACGCCCACTTGTGCTCCTCGTCGTTCACGATGCGGAACAGCAGCCCGTTGCCGTTGTCCTTGAAGCACTTCACCACGGTGTTGCCGCTGTAGCCGGGCTGGCCGTTCTCGTATTTGATCTCAGACATGATGGTGGGTAGGGGCGtagggtgggggagggggcggtgaggagagggagggcgaggggtgTGTGGCGGGGATGTCGCTGATAGAGTGAAAGTCCTGAGGAAGCTTCACGATGCTTGttgttgtgcgtgcgtgttgttCGGGGCACAAATGCGTAcgaagaggagcaggcagAGGAGACACAAAGCAGCAGGAAGAAGTAACATGGAGCGGTGCTCACATGGAGAGGTACCGAGTGCGAGCGTGCCAGCAAGTCCACCACGAACCGCGCACGGGCAACTCCCCTCGGGCACGGTAACGCGGGAAGGGTCGAGGGAGCGAGCGgcgatagagagagagagcgctgagagtggtgtgtgtgtatgtgtgtgtgtgtgtgtgggggggagAGATATCAGCGATGCCGCATCACCCTCTTTCTTTGTCGCTATCGTAAGACGGAGACAGAGAATtagaaaagagggagagggaagcggcACGGCGCCCGCAAAAAAGAGGCTCACATGTCGATATGCGCATGCGCTACCTTTCGTTGGACTCCGcccctgcagcggcggcgctcgatTTCGTCATGCGcctgctgcatctcctccaAGAGTATCACGGCCGAATAGCGCAGCAGAGACAAGTCGTACTCGAACCGGCTGCCCATCGACTGATCAGggtgcaccacctccgtgGAAGTACGACGGTGCACCATCGCGGGAACGAAGGAGGGTGTTGGTGGTGCACGCAGAGTCCTTCGGGGGCACATCACCGGCGCCACCAGCAATCATGAAGATGCCGGCGAttgccttcttcgcctgCTAGTAAGTGCACAGGATGCTGCTGATGCAGCCCGAGCCGCTGATACAGCTAAACACATCTCCGGCGTGCATGCCAGGCGTGCCGTTGCCCCAAAGGGGATGCGCCCGCTTGCCAAAGAGCGCGAGCCGCAGCGCGAAGGAGCGCGCGGAGATGCCCTCGCAGCCACAATCGAGCTTCTAactgctgccgtggcagtTCTTTATTGCCTCCAAGAAGTCGAACAGTCGGGTGACGTCCTGCTTGACAGAAACGGCCTCCTGCTCGCGGAGCAAcgtcgcgcacgcagcgTTGTATGCGTCCTGCATGGCTAGCTGCGCAACTTCGGATCCGGTGCTTCGCTGTACCGGGGGTGCTTGTAGTGGTGGGTGTCTGGTAAAGAGTGAAAAATCTCAGCCATAAGGACAGAGGAGGaacgaaagaggaagagcgagaTGATCGCGCGAGGCCTCGGGGATTCGCAAACGTCGAAGGCGGGCACGTGCTGCGAGGGGGGAGTAGGGTAAAGCTGAGGAGGGGCACACCATGGCCGCAAAACAGGAGGAGGTCGCAGCGTCCTAACCAATATCATCCAAGCTCttgccgcctccccccccttgGCGAGGCACGGGAGTggatgcggaggaggcaaagAGCAGACTGCGAAGTGGGTACtcaggcacgcacacgtgcacatcGCTTCTCATCAATCTTACTCCGTGGCTGGAGCCTGTTGTCTTCGCTCCTACGCCTACGTAGACGTCGTCCCTAGGAGAGACCAACACAGAGGCGAAAAGAGCCACTGCAGCCTCCCCACCATCACAGCCACAAGCAACGGTACAGCCACAgtgacggagaaggagggccGTTTGCACAGCGGCATTTGCATCAGCATCTCCAGGCGCCGTCCATTCGTGGCTTGCCTTGCTGTCGTCGGTGGAGTGCTACGGCATCGGCTTCAGGTTTAGCGTCTCCCGCAAGGATGGCGTGGTCCTCCCGAGCAGCCGCCTGCAACATGTCATCCAAAACCGTAGTCCTCTTCGCGTCCCATTCGTCGTCCGAAAGTGTAGTCGCGGGTGGTGGGCTTTAGATGAGCTGAACGCGTGCAAACTTCTTCGCCGATTCGGCATGTGCGTAAACAACAACAAAGTACTGCGGATATTGCTCCACCACGTTGATCAAGTGGTGATGCTGCAAGCGTATCGTCTCGCGTGCGCCATACCGAAGGCGGCCAACGAGATCGATCGAGTTGCGCGACCGCCCTGGCGGCAGTTCAGTCGCCAGCACGTGCAACCACTCATCGACGCTGtaggtgctgcgcagccgtccgtccggcagcggcagtccCGGCCGCATCACACGAATGTTATTCTGCTCACGAAACTCGAACAGCTGCACCTTTGTCGGCGCGTTGCGGAGCAGCCGGATCGGATCTGTAGGGAGAAAGTCGGTGATcgccggtggcagcgccTGTAGGAGGTTGCGCAGTCCGATGTGCCGTGTGGGCGGCAGATACCGCAGAATGGTGTCCAATAACACCTCGGGGGCCGTGTATGGCGAGTTTGGGTTAGCGGCCAAAGCCATGCGACGACGGATCTTCTGGCTCGAGCGCTTCTGCGTCGAGGTGATCTGCAGCCGTTCCTCGGGTGAGAGACCGCTGCGATGCTGCATCATCGCATGCCCCTCGCCCATGACAGCGAGGTTCGCCGAGGCCAACCAGTGAGGAAATCCATTCGCGTCAAGTGCGTTGATGCCCTTGCCGAACAACATCACCGTGGGCACTGCGTCGCCCTCCACGAAGGTGGATATCGGCGGCACTTCAATTGCAAACCCAAAGCCGCGGCGCGTCGGCACctcttgtgtgtgctcctgcgtagcagctcctgcacgcgTCGGTGCCGACgagcgtggcagcgccgccggtggtgtGCCGGCTATCATGACGGCGGAGCGGCCGTTGGTACTTGGCACGACAGAAAGCTGAAACACGCTCTCGTGCTGGTACAAAAACCGTCGCAGCGTTCCAAAGTAGGCGATGATGTTTCGTTTTTGCGCCATCGCTGATTCGACACGCGAGCCCGGCCTCCATCTCCGACACGTACACAAGCCCGCGGGtctgcagaaggcgctgcacctccgctAACtcacgcggcagcggtgtggtttccgcgcgcagcgagcgcaccgGCAGAAAGCTGAGGCAGACGGCGCCGTCCTTCTGCGCCGTGGACTGCattcggtgctgctgctgggcaaAGTAAAGCAAGTTGGAGCGCTgacacagcggcagcagcgccgctttcACCGCCGGCGGGGCGTGCTCGACGACAGCGTACAGGGGGATCCATTGAAACGGCCGAGGGAAGCGCGGCAGAAACGAGTAGAGCAAGTACGGATCCGGCTCGTAGGCGGCGATGTACGGATGCACCGCTTCGCCACTCTGTGGCGCCAGAGCGGAGGTcccaggcgctgctggctccctatcgtcgtcgtcgaagcgaccaccgttgctgccgtcATTCGTTGATGCTTGTGCGTCCTCATCAACGCCAACACACGCAGTGCGTTCCCTCTGAGTGAAGCCTTCGCCGTCCTTTCCGCCATAAAACCGCAAGTACGTCTCGTTCTCCAGCTCCACCAACCCCAGCGCCATCGTCTCGCCAAATACGCGGCGCACGTGCTCGAACGTGTACCCGGGtggcagctgcttcagcagcgcctccactgGCACGAAGTGCGTTGACAGCATGGCCGCCAGCCCTGATGGACTGAACGACGTGGCAGCTCCGTGACGGCGGGTTGCCGCGACCggcaacgccggcggcggcggaggctcGAACGCATCGCCAAAGTAAGGCAGGTAGGTTTCTGGGCCGCCGAGACACGCCCTTGTGGATGGCGCGAAGAAGGCCTTCTTGACCGCAGACCAACGCCCGTAAGGTTCCGCGAACCTCTGCGGGCCTTTTGGGAGTGCCGAGGCGCTGTCCGCCAGTCGGCGAGTCGCCATCGGCGGGCAGCACATATCTGCGTAGCGGAAGTCATCCCCGTCGCCCGCGGCACTCCCGGCGTCGCTGGGGCTCcgtgcggcgccacagctCACCTTTGCAAGGTTGCTCTCGAGCTGCCCGCGCTTTTCAGGTGCCAGAGGTGCGTACAGCGCCGCAAGCGCGCGCCCGACTTCTTCGGCCGACGACGCAACGGTGGCGTACAGGTTATCAAAAGGCATGTATATGCCGTGCGCtcgcacgctgccgcggccgctgacGGAGGACCGCAGCTCATCCGCCAAATTCTCTCCGGCGATACAGAGAAGAAGCTCCGACAGCGTCCGTGAAGTCTCCTGCACATAAttgcgacgccgctgcataTTCAAGGAAGCTTCTCATGACAGCGCTGAAAAAGCCGTCGCATCGATGGGAGAGGGCCGCGCACATGCTAGCTGGCCGgccctcttttcctttgcaGAGCTCTTcggcgctgccacggctGTTGACGTCGTCTCGCTCGCGGAGTTGATAAAATTCCACGCCGACTCGAAGAGCACTGGAGTCGTGGCGCCGTCGATTGTGAAGAGCAAGTAAAGCGAGCTTACTGGGATGCACACTGGTGCCCGCGGGATGCACTCCACCAAGCGTTCCAGCAGCTCGTTGTTTCTTGCGTGAACCGCTGGCCGGATGGAGGGTGGCGAACACGCGGGCGATGGTACGGGAGGttcgcgaggaggaggggcctGGTACTGCCGTTCCAGCGGAGGTTGTGAggtgcggtgcgcagcagaggTGCTGAGCAGACACTGTGGCGTCGAaaacggcggcgaagagcaTCGCAgatgtgctgctggacgccaCCGAGTGGCGCCAAGGCGCCGGGTTGGTTGCCGTGCTAGTAGCAGCGGCATGCGCATGATGAGATGCTGCGCATTTTCGTTCGACAGCCGCGCACGTGTTATCCGCACGCGACTCAAGGATAGATGAAGGCGGGTCAAAACAAAAAATGGGCAGCACTTTGATGGACGACAactgcacgcacgtgcacacgccggCGTGGTGCTGGCGTAAAGGtgatgggggagagggaggattACGGTAAATATGGCCTTCCACTTCGTGTAtagagaagcgagagagaactGAGCtacgcgcgcagagagaaatcggctccagcagcagcaacgctgcATGGTCTCTCTTGAATGCAGTTGGACGTGGAGAGGCGCACCACGCCGCGTTCGCGACAGTGcgcatgtgtatgcgtgAGCTGCCGCTTTTTAGACACCTTCGTGCACAtctctcaccaccaccatcaccgacATCCACCGC comes from Leishmania infantum JPCM5 genome chromosome 14 and encodes:
- a CDS encoding putative calpain-like cysteine peptidase, giving the protein MSEIKYENGQPGYSGNTVVKCFKDNGNGLLFRIVNDEEHKWAFYNDTTNYQMLVKVAFGKDSKIEAIGNTTMQKDEESGEFKCELEIAPTTTEMFIEGEPNGFKISFEANPIAKA